A genomic segment from Chloroflexota bacterium encodes:
- a CDS encoding alpha/beta hydrolase — protein MRSIGQSAVKLKGLPMLGIWIVITIAGVYLVFAGFLFIFQSHYIYYPERVLSVTPHSIGLQFESVSFETTDGVQLSGWFVPSKSARGVILFCHGNAGNISHRLDSIQIFHQLGLDVFIFDYRGYGQSEGKPTEQGTYKDAEAAWRYLIEERQVKPNEVIIFGRSLGGAVASWLAQSHTPGALILESTFTSLPDIAAGLYPYLPVRLLLRFEYNTAEYLGRVDCPVLIVHSRDDEIMPFDNGQKLFESAKEPKKFLETTGTHNNGFITSGKRYEDGLHTFISQR, from the coding sequence ATGAGGTCAATTGGACAAAGTGCAGTGAAGTTGAAAGGTCTTCCTATGTTAGGCATCTGGATTGTTATCACCATCGCTGGCGTCTACCTAGTCTTTGCCGGCTTCCTCTTCATTTTTCAGTCCCACTATATTTACTATCCTGAACGAGTCCTATCAGTCACCCCGCATAGCATCGGACTTCAATTTGAGAGCGTCTCTTTTGAAACTACGGATGGAGTCCAGCTCTCCGGCTGGTTCGTTCCCAGCAAAAGTGCCAGGGGTGTGATTCTATTCTGTCATGGCAATGCTGGTAACATATCGCACCGATTGGATTCTATTCAAATATTTCATCAGCTTGGACTAGATGTTTTCATCTTTGACTACCGGGGTTATGGCCAGAGTGAGGGAAAGCCCACCGAGCAGGGCACATACAAAGATGCAGAGGCTGCGTGGCGGTACCTGATTGAGGAGCGTCAAGTGAAACCAAACGAGGTCATTATTTTTGGCCGGTCGCTTGGAGGCGCGGTTGCCTCATGGCTGGCTCAGAGCCACACACCGGGAGCGCTTATCCTTGAGTCAACATTCACGTCTCTTCCCGATATTGCTGCCGGACTGTATCCCTACCTTCCCGTTAGACTGTTATTACGCTTTGAATACAATACGGCGGAGTACCTGGGCAGAGTAGATTGCCCCGTCCTGATTGTTCACAGCCGCGACGATGAAATAATGCCCTTTGACAATGGTCAGAAACTATTTGAATCAGCAAAGGAGCCAAAGAAATTCCTCGAGACTACTGGTACCCACAATAACGGCTTCATCACATCAGGCAAACGCTATGAAGACGGCTTGCACACATTCATCTCGCAGCGGTAG
- a CDS encoding nitroreductase family protein, whose amino-acid sequence MALLDLLKHRKSIRDFLDRPVERKKIMMCLEAARLAPSACNSQPWKFIVVDDSQLKDKLGDAAFRGIYSMNSFCKMAPVMVVVVSEKSKFLARIGGMFRGTKYYLIDIGVAIEHFVLQAEDLGLGTCWIGWFNERAVKSVLEIPHRKKIDILIALGYYDREKTCSEHSRGPMEKIASFNSY is encoded by the coding sequence ATGGCTCTTTTAGACCTACTAAAACACAGAAAAAGCATTAGGGATTTCTTGGATAGACCTGTCGAGCGAAAAAAGATAATGATGTGCCTTGAGGCGGCAAGACTAGCTCCTTCCGCCTGTAATTCACAACCGTGGAAGTTCATAGTCGTGGATGATAGTCAGTTGAAGGATAAGCTAGGCGATGCTGCTTTCCGCGGTATATATTCGATGAATTCCTTTTGCAAAATGGCCCCCGTTATGGTTGTCGTGGTCTCCGAAAAGTCTAAGTTTTTGGCCAGAATCGGCGGTATGTTCCGGGGCACGAAATATTACCTTATAGATATAGGGGTGGCTATTGAGCATTTCGTACTCCAGGCTGAGGACTTGGGTCTTGGAACTTGCTGGATAGGTTGGTTTAATGAAAGGGCGGTAAAATCAGTATTAGAAATCCCACATCGTAAAAAGATAGATATCCTAATAGCGTTAGGCTATTACGATAGGGAAAAAACATGTTCAGAACATAGCAGAGGGCCAATGGAAAAAATCGCGTCCTTTAACTCTTACTGA